A window of Chryseobacterium scophthalmum genomic DNA:
TATAATAATTTGCCCAACGTGTTAAAGCGGTTCCGTTTTGTTTGAAAACTGCCCAAAACATTAAGCTTACCGCAAAAATTGCCAATAATGCTCCGATTGGTTTTTTGTCTTCCGCATTTGCCTTTACATAAAGCATTACATAAAAATAAATTACCGGAATACAAGCGAAAATAAATGCATCTGTACTGTCACTTCCAAAAATATTATTTGGGATAAACCATCCGACAAGTCCGAAAATTACTGCAGGTAAAAATACTTTTACCAAAACATCAGAAATTTTGGTGTCTCCTTCTTGTGCAGGTTTCAAAACATTTGCCTGAAGAATATGCTGTCTTCCGATGGTGAAAACCAAAAGTCCTACAAACATTCCGACTCCCGCGGTCATAAATGCGGGTCCCCATCCGTATTTGTTACGCATGAAAGCAGCAATAATATTACAGACAAAAGCTCCAATGTTGATTCCCATGTAGAAAATATTGTATCCTGCATCTTTATTCGCTTTATAAGGTTCTTCGTTGTATAAATTTCCTAACAATGTAGAAATACTAGGTTTAAAAAATCCGTTTCCAATGATAATTAAAGCTAATGAAGCATAAAATAAAGGTAATTCTTTAAAAAAACCAATTCCGAGATAACCCAGTCCCATCAAGAATCCGCCAATGTAGATTGCTTTGATGTATCCTAAAACTCTGTCGGCTAAAAATCCACCTAAAAATGGTGTCAAGTAAGTTAATGCGATAAAAGTTCCGAAAATATCATCAGCGCTTTTATCATCAAAAGCCAATCCACCTTTTTCACTGTCGATCATGTACAGCACAAAAATTCCGAGGATTAAATAATAGCCGAAACGCTCCCACATTTCTGTGAAAAATAGATAGGGAAGCCCTTTAGGATGTTTGGTTTTCATGTATAAGATTTTTACAATTTCACAAA
This region includes:
- a CDS encoding peptide MFS transporter, whose product is MKTKHPKGLPYLFFTEMWERFGYYLILGIFVLYMIDSEKGGLAFDDKSADDIFGTFIALTYLTPFLGGFLADRVLGYIKAIYIGGFLMGLGYLGIGFFKELPLFYASLALIIIGNGFFKPSISTLLGNLYNEEPYKANKDAGYNIFYMGINIGAFVCNIIAAFMRNKYGWGPAFMTAGVGMFVGLLVFTIGRQHILQANVLKPAQEGDTKISDVLVKVFLPAVIFGLVGWFIPNNIFGSDSTDAFIFACIPVIYFYVMLYVKANAEDKKPIGALLAIFAVSLMFWAVFKQNGTALTRWANYYTERTVPAAVEKPLESIFLVDKKDYLDKEVSVYDDQYQVKKDENGKALKEQGKDIYFRNVSDADKAKLEANPSQTVNLYNTELFQSINPGWVILLTPVVVAFFMMLRRKGKEPSTPSKIVLGLFISALSCLVMVGAVYAGQNGLVKVSALWLVAAYGVITVGELCLSPMGLSLVSKLSPPRLTALMMGGFFLSTSIGNKLSGVLASFWYDYDNKANFFIVNFGLLLLATLLGLSILKRLNKIMKEKGVN